In the genome of Telluria mixta, the window GCGAGCGCGAGTCGGACGAAGCGATCCTGAAGCGCCTGATCGAGCGTCACTTCAAGCACACCGGTTCGACCCGTGCACGCAACCTGCTGGACGACTGGGCCAACAGCCGCGGCAAGTTCGTCAAGGTCTTCCCGACCGAGTACAAGCGCGCACTGGAAGAGATGCACAACAGCAGCATGGAAGAAGCCAACGACAAGATCGAAATGGCTGCCTGATGCGCACCGGCGGGCGCCCCACGCGTCCGCCGCATCTCTCTAGACCGAATAGAACACGATAGGAATACAAATGGGTAAGATCACCGGCTTCATGGAATTTCAGCGCCAGGAAGAAGACCACCTGGAACCCGCTGCCCGCCTCAAGAACTATAAAGAATTCACGATCACCCTGACCGACGCGCAAGCCAAGGTCCAGGGTGCGCGCTGCATGGATTGCGGCATCCCCTTCTGCAACACCGGCTGCCCCGTCAACAACCAGATCCCGGACTGGAACGACCTGGTCTACCACGGCAACTACCGCTACGCCGTCGACAACCTGCATTCGACGAACAACTTCCCGGAATTCACGGGCCGCATCTGCCCGGCACCATGCGAAGCCGCCTGCACGCTGGGCATCAACAATGAGCCGGTCGGCATCAAGTCGATCGAGCGCAAGATCGCCGACGCCGGCTGGGAACACGGCTGGATCGTCCCGCAACCGGCTGCCGTCAAGACCGGCAAGAAGGTCGCCATCATCGGTTCCGGCCCCGCGGGCATGGCCGCCGCCCAGCAGCTGGGCCGCGCCGGCCACGACGTGACGGTGTTCGAGAAGAACGACCGCGTCGGCGGCCTGCTGCGCTACGGCATCCCCGACTTCAAGATGGAGAAGGACCTGATCGACCGTCGCGTCGAGCAGATGAAGGCCGAAGGCGTGACCTTCCGCACCAGCGTCCTGATCGGCAAGGATTTCCCGACCACCGTCAGCAACATGGCGCGCGAAACCATCTTCCCAGAAGACCTGGTCAAGGATTACGACGCCGTCGTCATGGCCGGCGGCGCCGAGGCACCGCGCGACCTGCCGGTCCCGGGCCGCGACCTGAAGGGCGTGCACTTCGCGATGGACTTCCTGCCGCAGCAGAACCGCGTGAACGCCGGCGATAAAGTGAAAGACCAGATCAAGGCCACGGGCAAGCACGTGATCGTGATCGGCGGCGGCGATACCGGCTCCGACTGCGTGGGCACGTCGAACCGCCACGGCGCCGCATCGGTGACCCAGTTCGAACTGATGCCGATGCCGCCGGAACAGGAAAACAAGCCGCTCGTGTGGCCGTACTGGCCGACCAAGCTGCGCACCTCGTCGTCGCACGAAGAAGGCTGCGAGCGCGACTTCGCCGTCGCCACCAAGCGCTTCGAAGGCAAGGGCGGCAAGGTCGACAAGGTCATCGCCTGCCGCGTCGAGTGGAAAGACGGCAAGATGGTCGAAGTGGCCGGCTCGGAATTCGAACTGAAGGCCGACCTCGTGCTGCTGGCGATGGGATTCGTCTCGCCGGTGCAGCAGGTGCTGGACGCGTTCGGCGTGCAGAAGGATGCCCGCGGCAACGCGCGCGCCACGACCGATGGCGATGTCTGCTACCAGACGTCGGTGCCGAAGGTCTTCACCGCCGGCGACATGCGCCGCGGCCAGTCGCTCGTCGTGTGGGCGATCCGCGAAGGCCGCCAGTGCGCCCGCGCCGTCGATGAATTCCTGATGGGTTCGTCGGTGTTGCCGCGCTGAGCCAAGCGTCGCCGCAACAGAATGGACGGCCCGGGTGCGCAACCCGGGCCGTTTTTTTTCGCCGTGAGAATTCGCGCAACTGTTGCGCACGCGTTCCGGTAATGTAACGGTTTTCATTCTTTCCAGTGCCGCCATGGATACCGTCACCCTCAAGGGCAATCTCGCGCTGAACGGCCAGAACCTGGCCTTCGAAGGCGTACCGATCGAAGCGCATCTGCTGCTGGGCGATTACCCCAACGTCGCCGTCAACAACGGATCCGGCAAGTTCACCTGGAAGATCGGCGACCGCACGATCGAGACCACGGGCGCCTGGTACGACGCTGCCGTCACCTCCTACACGCCGACCCAGGCCGACGTCGGCAACCCGATCTCCGTGACCGGTTCCGTCGCCTACGTCGACGGCATCCACACGCCGAGCAGCCCGAATGCGCTGACCGTCATCAACGTCAACGACCTGCCCACCGGCACGGTGACCATCACGGGCGACACGACGCACGCCGGCAGCCAGCTGCACGCCGTCAGCACGATCGGTGACGAGGACGGCATGGGCGCCCTGTCGTACCAGTGGAAGGCGAACGGCCAGGCGATCGCCGGGGCGACCGGCGACACCTGGACGTTGGACACGGCCCACGCGGGCCAGGCCATCAGCGTCGTCGCCAGCTATGTCGACGGGTTCGGCCAGGCGGAGTCGGTCGCGAGCGACGCCGACCCCAAGGCCGTGCACCAGAACAGCCCGGGCGCGCTGGTCCTGTCGGGCGAGCTGGCGAAGGGGCACACGCTGCATGCGCAAGTCGTCGACGCGGATGCACCCGCCAAGGTCTATTACCAGTGGCAGATCGACGACGGCAGCGGCCATTACGTGAACGTCACCGGCAACTGGTCCGCCGATTTTACGTTGGGCGACAGCGTGCCGCCCGTCATGCGCGTGATCGCCACGTATGCCGACCGCTACGGGTTCATCGAAACCCATGTGCGCACGACCGGCACGGAAGGCGCGGACACGATCCGCGGCGACGGCAGCCCGGGCGAAGTCATCCAGGCACGCGGCGGTGACGACACGCTCATCTACACCAACGGCGCCATTCTGGATGGCGGCGATGGCATCGATACGTTTTATGGGGCGGTGTACACGGTCAGCCAGGTCGACGCGCATACCTGGTATGCCTCGACCATGACGGCGACCGGCTGCACGCTCGTCAACATCGAGCGCGTGGTGTTCGGCGAGCCGGGCGCGAGCAATGCCAAGGGCCTCGCCCTTGACTACAATGGCCACGGGGGCCAGGCCTACCGCCTCTACCAGGCTGCATTCGACCGCACGCCGGACGACTTCGGCGTCGGCTTCTGGATGAACCGCCTCGACAAGGGCGTCAGCCTGACGGACGTCGCCAACGCCTTCGTCGCATCCAGCGAATTCAAGGCGCTGTACGGCACCAATCCGACGAACGCCGCCATCGTCGACAAGTTCTATCACAACGTCCTGCACCGCGACCCGGATCCGCAGAGCTCGTTCTGGGTCGACGTGCTCGACCGCAAGGCGGCGACGGTCGCCGACGTGCTGATCGG includes:
- a CDS encoding glutamate synthase subunit beta, producing the protein MGKITGFMEFQRQEEDHLEPAARLKNYKEFTITLTDAQAKVQGARCMDCGIPFCNTGCPVNNQIPDWNDLVYHGNYRYAVDNLHSTNNFPEFTGRICPAPCEAACTLGINNEPVGIKSIERKIADAGWEHGWIVPQPAAVKTGKKVAIIGSGPAGMAAAQQLGRAGHDVTVFEKNDRVGGLLRYGIPDFKMEKDLIDRRVEQMKAEGVTFRTSVLIGKDFPTTVSNMARETIFPEDLVKDYDAVVMAGGAEAPRDLPVPGRDLKGVHFAMDFLPQQNRVNAGDKVKDQIKATGKHVIVIGGGDTGSDCVGTSNRHGAASVTQFELMPMPPEQENKPLVWPYWPTKLRTSSSHEEGCERDFAVATKRFEGKGGKVDKVIACRVEWKDGKMVEVAGSEFELKADLVLLAMGFVSPVQQVLDAFGVQKDARGNARATTDGDVCYQTSVPKVFTAGDMRRGQSLVVWAIREGRQCARAVDEFLMGSSVLPR
- a CDS encoding DUF4214 domain-containing protein — its product is MDTVTLKGNLALNGQNLAFEGVPIEAHLLLGDYPNVAVNNGSGKFTWKIGDRTIETTGAWYDAAVTSYTPTQADVGNPISVTGSVAYVDGIHTPSSPNALTVINVNDLPTGTVTITGDTTHAGSQLHAVSTIGDEDGMGALSYQWKANGQAIAGATGDTWTLDTAHAGQAISVVASYVDGFGQAESVASDADPKAVHQNSPGALVLSGELAKGHTLHAQVVDADAPAKVYYQWQIDDGSGHYVNVTGNWSADFTLGDSVPPVMRVIATYADRYGFIETHVRTTGTEGADTIRGDGSPGEVIQARGGDDTLIYTNGAILDGGDGIDTFYGAVYTVSQVDAHTWYASTMTATGCTLVNIERVVFGEPGASNAKGLALDYNGHGGQAYRLYQAAFDRTPDDFGVGFWMNRLDKGVSLTDVANAFVASSEFKALYGTNPTNAAIVDKFYHNVLHRDPDPQSSFWVDVLDRKAATVADVLIGFSESAENVAALVGVQKTGISYLPYHDG